Within Epilithonimonas zeae, the genomic segment ACCTTCCATAATCCCTTGCCAAAGCATATTGAAAAAGCTTCTTTCCGGATCACGTTTCTTCTCGATATTCACGTGTTCAGGTTCGCCGGTCGATTCGTTTCTTACAAACCAATTGGCAACAGTGGTTAGGATTTTTCGTTCTTTTCCGTTCTTTTTGTTGAGGAAATTCACGTACATATCTTTGTATTTGAAATAGAATTTTCCTGCAATTCCTGCATTAGAACCATAATAATCAAACTTCACATAGTCTATTTTTCCGTCCAAAGTCACGTTCAAATAAGGTCGTACGAAAAGATTTACGTTATCAGCGGATAACTTCTGAATATTCCCAACAATCGTGAATTTATCATCCAAATCTTTCACATCAAATTTCCAAGTCACAGTTGTTGGCGCAGTTCCATAAAATTTAAAATCAGAGTCAACCGTAATTAAAGTTGGCAAACCTTTGATTTTCGTATTATTCACATTTTTGATGGTTGCATTGAAGTCGTCAAAAGTCAATTTTCCCGGTTTATTCGCATTTTCAGCGTCTTCTTCATAAGTCAAATCCGAATTCCGAATCTGAATTTTATTCACAAAAAGTGGAAATTTTATATCTCTCAATTTCTTGCTGAATAAGTATCTCACAGCATTATCATCTGGTGGCGCAAGATCGTGATAGATATTACAATCCAGATGAGTGATGATGATTTTGTCCAGATTGATAACCGTATTTTTCCCAATTCTAGAATCTCTGTCCGTAATCGCAATATGTTTTGTCCGGATGGTATAAAGGTCTTCTTCTTTAGCAATCACTTTGCTGAAAGCCTTTCTGGAATATTTTGGAAGGAATTCAAAATTCTGTAAATCGGTTTGTTTGCCATGATTTTTAAAAGAAGCCACTTTCAGACGGTAATGTTTGCCCGCATCCAGATTGATGTTTTTTGCTGTAATCAGTCGGCTTTTGATTTCGAAAGGGATATCTTGTTTGAGGATGTTTTTATCTGATTTTATTTGATTCAAATTCACATTCACATCAAATTTTGCCACAGACAATTTTTCTTTCCCGTCAGAATATTGTCGGAATTGTCCATTAATGATATTGAATTTACCAATCAAAGCTTGAAAATCCGGTGTTGTTTCTGCTTTCTTTTTTTTGATTGATTTATTTTTCGAAGAATAGATTTTAATTTTCGGATTTACAACATCTATTCCTGTAAAGTTGAGAATCAGCTTTTGACCGATATATTTGGATTGATTTTTTGTGATTAAAATTTTATCAGTTTTGATGTCAAGAATATCTTTATAATTGCTTTTTCCAATAGGAATCAACTGAAATTTATCAATCGCAATATCTTGATTTTCCGATTTGATTTTTTCAATTTTTAAAGCTTGAAATTGGTCTGCTTTGAAATAAATATTTTCCGCTTCGATATTATGATTTGTGAATCTAAATGGAATTTTTTCCTTCACTGTTTTTTTATCAAAAACAATATCACTGAGTTTGAAATTGAAGTTGTCAATAGAAGCCGTTTTCTGCAAATTAGATTGTAAAACCAAAATTTTCCCTTGACTGAAATTGATATTCTTCAAGCCAATTTTCAAATCGATTTCTTTTTTGTTATTCGTTTTCACAGATTTCTTTCCGGTAGAAGTGACTTTCAAGTCAGGTTTCACAAAATCGATTTCATCAACAATCAAAGAATCTTGGTTGATGACAAAATTCTTAGCAGAAAGTTCCTCAGAAGCAAAATCGAAAATATTCTTGGCATTATAATTTTTAGCACCCTGAATTGGATTAAGATGGAATCCCAGAATCTCCAGCGTTTTATTTTTAGCAGAGATTTTTTCGGCATTGATTTGATAAAAATCGTTAGCTGTGATGATTACATTTTGCGCATCGATTTTGAATTCTTTGAAAGCAATCGGGATTTTAGAATCATCTTCACTTTGCTGGATATCTGTGAGTTTGATATTCACATTTTGTCCATTGAAAAGAGATTTTTTATAAGAATTAAGGATTTTTACATTGCCATTTGAAACAATAATATTTTCCAAAGCAATATCCAATCTTTTCTTCTTCTTATTTTTTTTATCCTTTTTCGGAGCGAAAACAATGACGATATTTGGGTCACCCAAAACCATATCTTGGGCTTTATAAGTTTTACCGAAAACCGCTTTCCAAACACTAAAATCCTCGATTTTCAATTCCTTCACAGTTCCATTGATTTGTGTAACCGTAGAATCTTTAACGTTTTTATTATTGATGAAAATATTGTTAGCAGTCAAATCCCCTGAAAATAAACTCAGATTAAAATCGTCTAATTTTAAGTTGTAAGCTGTTTTGTCATTGATGAGGTCTGGTAATTTTCTTTTCAGATAAAAGTCCAGCGCAAAAGGGAAAATCAAGAGCAGCAAAAAAATAATGCTGCCTATAATTATCAATGTTTTTTTCAGTTTAGATGGTTTGGTAGTTTTTTCAATCATCCTTTTTTGGAATAAGAATTATATTCAATTATTCATAATCAATACTTATTCCAAAATTATAAACCATTATTGTTAAGATTATATCATCTCTTTCCGAAACTTGTAACCGTTTGCTGTATGTTCTGCAAAAATGTGATGTAAACCGTTACTGATGATAATTTGTTCAGCTCCAAGCAAACTGTTGTAACGTGCAATTTGTTCAAAGTGAACTTCTTTCAAAGCGATGTTTGGCGCTTTACATTCGATGAGGATTTTTGGTTTTGTTTTTTCTGTGATGAGCAGGTCGATTCTTTTTGTTGTTCCGTTCAGTTCCAGCTTTTGTTCAAGGATTAATGACGACAAATTTTTCTTCTTCACAAACCGAAAATAATGCAGCCAATGCTGTCTTACCCATTCTTCAGGAGTCAATGCAAGCCAGCTTTTCCGAACCAAATCATAGATAAAAAATGTATCTTTGTCTTGTTTGATTTGAAAATCGAACGTGTTATCAAAATTTAGCTTCGGAACCTGCATACTTTAAGATGAAAGAAATAGATATTATCCTCAAAAATATTAAAAATAAAGAACTCTTACCGGTTTATTTTTTTCAGGGCGATGAGGCTTTTTATATCGATTTGGCTGTCAAACACTTTGAGCAGGATGTTTTGGAAGAAGATGAGAAAGCCTTCAACCAAACGATTGCGTACGGCCGTGATACCAACTATCTGGAAGTTCTTTCTCTGGCGAGACAATATCCAATGATGGGAGACAAACAGCTCATCATAGTGAAAGAAGCACAGGATATGAAGCTGAATGAAGAGGAATCCAAAGCTTTGGAAACTTATCTGGAAAACCCTGTTCCTTCAACCATTTTGGTTTTTGCTCATAAACACAAAAAGTTGGACGCCAGAAAAAAAGCGGCTAAAACTTTGGCTAAATCCGGAATGCTTTTCACCAGCGAGAAGATGAAAGATTATCAGCTCCCAACTTGGATCCAAGGAGAAATGACCGTAATGGGAATCAAATCTGCGCCTAACATCAGTCACCTTTTGGCAGAATATCTTGGGAATGATCTTTCCAGAATTGCGAATGAATTGAACAAACTTAAAATCGTTCTAAAAGACGGCGCTGTTCTCGACGGAAAAATTATTGAGGAACATATCGGAATTAGTAAAGATTTTAACATTTTCGAACTTCAGAAAGCATTGGCGACTAAAGATCAGGCAAAAGCTTTCAGCATTGCTTATTATATGGGAAAGAACAAAAAATCGAATCCCGTGCAAATGGCTTTTGGTGCGCTTTACAACTTCTTTTCCAACATTATTATTTATCATACTTTGTCCGGTCAATCTCCTCAAACGATAGCTTCCACAATGGGTGTGAATCCTTATGCAATTAAAGATTATTCTGAAGCAGCAAGATTTTATCCGTTGAAGCACGCAACCAGAGTTATTTCTATTCTTCGTGAAATGGATTTGAAATCGAAAGGCCTTGGCGTAAGACAAATGGAAGATGAAGAAATTTACAAAGAATTGGTGTACAAAATCATAAAAATTGATGAACTGAAAATGAAGGTTTAAATCAAAGCCAAAAAACTAAACACACACAATGAAAAAACTAATAACAAAAGGCATTTTGATTGGTGCAGGATTAGAATTCTTGGTCAAATTTGCCATATTCCTTTCAAGTGAAATTTCCCGAAAACCTAAATTCGATGAGCCAAGAATGGATTGTCTTGGTGGCTTGCAATATGTTATTTTTATAATTATTGCAATATTAGCGGTATTAATTAGTTTGCCTGCTTATCTTAATCTTTATCCTAAAGTTCGGAATTCAAAATGGTTATCATTTCTGACGTTTTTTGCCCTGCATCTTGTATATTTTGTACTTTGTCTTCCGTTAATTTGGGAAAAGTATTCGTCGTATTTAGATTTTTTGGCTCTTACGCCGTGTGTATTTTGGATAGTTTGGGTTATAACTTATTGGCGAATTAGAAAAATATCAAATTAGAAAAAAAATCCCAATTTCAATTGATAACAACTATTTCTGGTAGAAAAAGCTTAGATTAAACACATAAAAACTAAAATACAAAACAAATGAAAAAAGAGGCAGCTAGTAACATCAAATTATTCGGGAAAATCACAGCAAAATCATTATTCGCTTGGATAAAAGTCACTTTTATTGGAGTGGTGATTATGATTACCAACATTACAATTGCTGTCATTTTATTTAGTGATAATTCGGGTGGTGGATTTCCGGCTGCGGCGCACGGCGGAATTTTAGGTGCGATTTTAGGATTCTTTTTTCTTTTTATGGTCGAGTTTTGGTCAGCTTTATTGTTGACGGTAGGAATTCTCTCGCCGGTTCTGTTTATTATTTTAGCCAATAAAAATGCAATTGCTTCCGCTATTTATAATATTTGGAAATTCAAATTGGCGGATTTTATAGAACCTAAAATTGAGTTTTATGTTGATAAGATTCTTCAGAAACAACCGGATTTTCTAAAGAATATTACAGATTGGAGTGTGGTAAAAGTAAAATTGCTGGATACAATTAATAATGATTCACAAACACCGAAACTTCAGAAAAGAATCATCAAATTCATTCTGAAAAAAATCAAAATGGATGATGTTGATTTTAAAAATCCGAATACCAATCTGAGCAGTATTTTATCTTTTAAAATAAGACAATTCATAGAAGGTTTTGCAGAACCAGACCTCAAATTGGTTTGGATACTTGTAGCCATTGATATTGTGTTGATTATTCTGGCTTTTGTTTTCAATAAACATTAATTATTTACCATTCATATATTTCACATTGACAGTTTAGATAGGTTCTGAATAATTAATTCCCGAAATTTGTACTCGATTTTTCAAACAAAGAATTATATTTGAAAATTCCAATTCGAAAGGAAACGGAATTATTCCTTAAAAATAAAATAATTTAATAATAAAAATGGAGAACAATATCTTAGACTGTGTGATTGTTGGTTCTGGACCAGCTGGCTTTACAGCAGCAATTTACGCAGCAAGAGCAAATCTTAAACCTGAACTTTTCACAGGATTAGAACCTGGAGGACAATTAACAACAACAACAGAAGTAGAAAATTTTCCTGGCTATCCGGACGGAATCACCGGACCGGAAATGATGCTTCATCTTCAAAAGCAAGCGGAGCGTTTCGAGACCAAAGTTCATTACGAGATGATTTCCAAAGTTGAATTCTCAAAGGTAAGAGGTGGAATTCATAAATTAAGTACAGGTTCTCGTGAGATTTTAGCTAAAAGTGTGATTATCTCTACAGGTGCAGCCGCAAAATATTTGGGTTTAGCTGATGAGAAAAAATATGCAGGTGGAGGCGTTTCGGCTTGTGCAACTTGTGACGGATTTTTCTACAGAGGAAAAGATGTGATTGTAGTTGGAGCAGGTGATACAGCAGCAGAAGAAGCGACTTATCTTTCTAAGATTTGTAATAAAGTCACTTTATTGGTAAGAAAAGACCACTTCCGTGCTTCAAAAGTAATGGTTGACAGAGTTTTGAGTACATCAAATATCGAAGTGAAATATAACCACGAACTCATCGGAATCGAAGGTGAAAACGCCTTGGTTGAAAGAGCTAAAGTGGTTAATAATTTGACAGACGAAGTTTCTACAATAGATGTTCACGGGATCTTCATCGCCATTGGTCATAAACCAAACACTGGAATTTTCAAAGGTCAAATCGACCTGGACGAAAACGAATATATCATCACAGAAGGTAAATCCGCGAGAACCAATCTTCCAGGTGTATTTGCCGCAGGAGATGTACAGGATCACCATTATAGACAAGCGATTACAGCTGCAGGAAGCGGTTGTATGGCAGCGATGGATGCAGAGAAATACCTTGGCGAATTAGCTGGCGAAAACCATACTTGGGTTGAACAATAATTGAAAGATTATTAATATCACAAATCAAAACCGCCGGAGAATTTCTCCGGCGGTTTTTTAATAAAGAACTATTACAAAAAATTGATTTATGATGAAGTGTTTTTAGAGGAATAATTACTTGTCGCTAAAGGCCAATTTTGCATTAGTATTAGGTCTACTTACAGTTCTTTTCTCGTCTTTATTATGGATTTTGTAGTACAAAAATGCAATGAAGGTTGGTTTGTGATAGATTTTATAATATCTATATTCTGTATGGAAATGTCTGAGGTTAATTTTGTAGAAATCATAACCGATTACAACCAAAAGACAAATACTTATCACATAAAAAACTCGGAATTCCAGATGATAATAGGTCAATCCAGAGAACACAGCACCAAGAACATAAGCTGTCATAATGCTTAGCAAAAGTTTCGCTTTACCCATTAATTCAGGGTTTTTTCTGAATTTTTTCTGTGTAAACATAGATGCTAAAATTCCCAAATCTGTAGTTGTTCCCGTAAGGTGTGTTGTTTTTACAGAGAAGTTGGAGATACTCGCCGTTAAACCGTTTTGTAATCCAGTTGCAAATAACATCAAGGCTACCAAAGCTTCGGTTTCTCCCAATGTTTTTTCATAATAAAACTGTCCGTAGATTCCCACTGCCAAAAGACAGAGTATTTCTAGTATAATTGGAAAGGCGTGAGCAAAATATTTACTTTTCTTATTGAAATTGATAACACTTAGGTTGGCTACAAATCCTCCGAAGAAGAATAGGAAAATCCATCCTGCAACTACAGCAACCTGTGCCCAGTTTCCTTGGCTGATTTCTGCTGCAAAAATCGCATAGTGTCCTGTTACGTTGGATGTAAATGAGAGAAATATCAATAGAGATGCTATATTTATAGTCCCTGCAGTGAATGCAGTCAGCGTCCCCAGTCTAATGTTGTCTCCCAACGTTCTGCTGTTACTATAATTCCTTAACATAATTTATTATTTAAATTGGTTTGATGTGTTTTTTGAGTATGTTTTTTTACAAGAAAACTTCTGCCAATCTTCCTTTTTCAGGAACAAATTCTGGCGTTTGCGTTAGAACTTCGATAGCATTGATGTTTTTGCACTTTTTCAGATAAGGTGTCACATCAAATTGTCCTTTGCTGAGATTTTTACTTTTCACAGAAGAGAAGTAAGCCTCGTCTATCCCAGCAGTTTCGATATAACTGTTGAAAGTTCTCTGGAAGCTTCCCGTGAAAATGTCACAAGTGATTTTGTTGATCAGGTTTGGATATTTGTTGTTGATAATGCTGTAAGCATCGCAAAACTCCTGTGATCTTATTTTTCCAAAAATTGTACTTTTGGTCGTGAACAAAAGATCTCTGATAGAGTCGCCCATATCATATCCCGAAACGAAAAGGATATTATATTGGTTTTCATCATTCTGTTCCGTTTTATTTTTTAAAACTTTTTTCAATACGTCTAGAGACTCTAAAGAAAAATCCGTAGCAATTAAAATGGTTTTGATCATAACTATATAATTTTGTGAGTTGTTATTTTTTGATAATACAAAACTATACTCACCAAATTAGAAAGTTTTTGGAACGAAATTAAAATGTAATTAAAGAGATTAAAATGAGATTAGAATTTCAATTAAGAAATTAATTTAGAACAAAAGCGAGTTCCAAATTTTACTATTAAAGTATTTTTGGCAGCTTTTTCCGCCCTCCGTTCCCGCTACCTCGCCAAAGGCGGGTGAGCTCCACTCAGGTCGGGCTGCGGACAATTCTACTTTTACTCAGTTGGAACATAGATTGGAAAACGGATTTGAACCGTTGTTCCTACGTTTTCCTTAGAATTCACAATCAGTTCACCATTATGGATTCGGATGATATTTCTTGCCAAAGGTAATCCGATACCGTAACCTTCATAGTTTTTTGTATTCGAGGCACGGAAAAACGGATCATAGATTTTATCCATTTCAGAGTCCGGAATCCCAATTCCGCTATCCTTGATAATCACATAAACGTGATCATCTGTTGCGCCCAAAGAAACTTTAACCTGCTGGAAATTAGAATATTTGCAACCATTGTTGATGATGTTCGCCATTGCGAGATGCAGAAGTTGCTCGTTACCTTGGACTTTCAGTTTTTTAGGATTTTCAGGCAACATACTGATATCCATAAAAACATTATTCTTAGAATTAATCCTTGTTGCTGTTTCTATAACATCCCAAAGCAGCTGATCCATTCTTACTTTATCCATTTTTTGGATTTTACCATCAAATCCCGTTTGGGCAATCATCAATAAAGCTTTGATTTTCTTATCCAGTTTTTCAGCTTCATTCAGAATAATTTGAAGCGTTTCCTGATAATGTTCTTCCGATCTTCTGATTGATAACGCCACGTCCGCTTCGCCCATAATCGAAGTTAAAGGTGTTCTGAGTTCATGAGATACATTTCCAATCAGGTGATTCTGAGTTTCAAAAGAAGTTTCTATTCTATTCAACATATCGTTGAAGGTGTCAATCAATTCATTTAATTCTTTATTATCTGGTTGAGGTTCTAATCTCAGATGCAGATTCTCGGAACTGATTTCCTTTACCTTTCCAGTAATTTTAAGAATCGGGCGGAATAAAGTCTTCGACAGATAAAATGAAAAAATCATCGAAAAGAATAATGCTAAAACCATACAGGTAATCAAGGTTCTTTTCAGATAGCCAAGATAATAAACTACATAATGGTTTTGCGCTGAAGCTATCGCGATGTATGTTTTGTTATTCGAGGTGAAGGATTGTCCTATATAATAGAATTCTTTATCATTATAATTGGATTCGCCTTTTTTTACAATACTCTTGAAAAAAGTATCAGGAATATGGATTTGATTTGATATCTGACTGTAATTAGAATCCTTCGGAACCTCGAAAACATAATCTTTTTCCATCGGAAGTTCCTCGTTATTCAGACTGTTAAGGATATGATTTTCAGGGATGTCGAGATGTTCTTTACTTTTCTCGATTTGGACAATCGTCGTCGCCCGGATTTTCAGTAATTCGTAAAAACGCTGATGAGAAAAATTAACAATGGAAAAATATACCAATCCA encodes:
- the trxB gene encoding thioredoxin-disulfide reductase; this translates as MENNILDCVIVGSGPAGFTAAIYAARANLKPELFTGLEPGGQLTTTTEVENFPGYPDGITGPEMMLHLQKQAERFETKVHYEMISKVEFSKVRGGIHKLSTGSREILAKSVIISTGAAAKYLGLADEKKYAGGGVSACATCDGFFYRGKDVIVVGAGDTAAEEATYLSKICNKVTLLVRKDHFRASKVMVDRVLSTSNIEVKYNHELIGIEGENALVERAKVVNNLTDEVSTIDVHGIFIAIGHKPNTGIFKGQIDLDENEYIITEGKSARTNLPGVFAAGDVQDHHYRQAITAAGSGCMAAMDAEKYLGELAGENHTWVEQ
- a CDS encoding sensor histidine kinase; amino-acid sequence: MLKGNPTNQTKTMLLLMLVFTVVILLFSGLVYFSIVNFSHQRFYELLKIRATTIVQIEKSKEHLDIPENHILNSLNNEELPMEKDYVFEVPKDSNYSQISNQIHIPDTFFKSIVKKGESNYNDKEFYYIGQSFTSNNKTYIAIASAQNHYVVYYLGYLKRTLITCMVLALFFSMIFSFYLSKTLFRPILKITGKVKEISSENLHLRLEPQPDNKELNELIDTFNDMLNRIETSFETQNHLIGNVSHELRTPLTSIMGEADVALSIRRSEEHYQETLQIILNEAEKLDKKIKALLMIAQTGFDGKIQKMDKVRMDQLLWDVIETATRINSKNNVFMDISMLPENPKKLKVQGNEQLLHLAMANIINNGCKYSNFQQVKVSLGATDDHVYVIIKDSGIGIPDSEMDKIYDPFFRASNTKNYEGYGIGLPLARNIIRIHNGELIVNSKENVGTTVQIRFPIYVPTE
- a CDS encoding type I restriction enzyme HsdR N-terminal domain-containing protein codes for the protein MQVPKLNFDNTFDFQIKQDKDTFFIYDLVRKSWLALTPEEWVRQHWLHYFRFVKKKNLSSLILEQKLELNGTTKRIDLLITEKTKPKILIECKAPNIALKEVHFEQIARYNSLLGAEQIIISNGLHHIFAEHTANGYKFRKEMI
- a CDS encoding YoaK family protein, which gives rise to MLRNYSNSRTLGDNIRLGTLTAFTAGTINIASLLIFLSFTSNVTGHYAIFAAEISQGNWAQVAVVAGWIFLFFFGGFVANLSVINFNKKSKYFAHAFPIILEILCLLAVGIYGQFYYEKTLGETEALVALMLFATGLQNGLTASISNFSVKTTHLTGTTTDLGILASMFTQKKFRKNPELMGKAKLLLSIMTAYVLGAVFSGLTYYHLEFRVFYVISICLLVVIGYDFYKINLRHFHTEYRYYKIYHKPTFIAFLYYKIHNKDEKRTVSRPNTNAKLAFSDK
- the holA gene encoding DNA polymerase III subunit delta, with the protein product MKEIDIILKNIKNKELLPVYFFQGDEAFYIDLAVKHFEQDVLEEDEKAFNQTIAYGRDTNYLEVLSLARQYPMMGDKQLIIVKEAQDMKLNEEESKALETYLENPVPSTILVFAHKHKKLDARKKAAKTLAKSGMLFTSEKMKDYQLPTWIQGEMTVMGIKSAPNISHLLAEYLGNDLSRIANELNKLKIVLKDGAVLDGKIIEEHIGISKDFNIFELQKALATKDQAKAFSIAYYMGKNKKSNPVQMAFGALYNFFSNIIIYHTLSGQSPQTIASTMGVNPYAIKDYSEAARFYPLKHATRVISILREMDLKSKGLGVRQMEDEEIYKELVYKIIKIDELKMKV